Proteins encoded within one genomic window of Aspergillus nidulans FGSC A4 chromosome VII:
- the she9 gene encoding protein she9 (transcript_id=CADANIAT00009007), with protein sequence MQSMPWLFRQSLRTGLNLSRTSLPGRSPISPAPISKVHSKTARRNFSVCLRCHFRYQPSLRSDEIKRSTDEKQDKKIEEPVIALGAPESTQAEPNAGAQDTSQTADTVHTQGQEGKKEDEPGSTQNGGLPSYIEDRRSQFSKQFTTWMDNLQSNVFVAGQRLNDLTGYSSIEALKRNIQEQEKRLRAARHRVRTAKEAYAAAINRRSTSQREVNELLQRKHAWSPADLERFTHLYRNDHTNEVAENETQEALSAAERESEEAAASLTKSILSRYHEEQVWSDKIRRMSTWGTWGLMGVNVLLFLIFQIAVEPWRRKRLVKGFEEKVLEAIEKEKILVHSQPVPPVEFTATQDAHSPTSGLVTPSPGDNIASEESSEATVAANTPTTTAEDEASGSMAPENITSSSLESYKPPSLQSLLSSMSIECCRQYIHYLLSESPVTVTQRDISVVAATSAAAGATLMGLVVALIRSQ encoded by the exons ATGCAATCGATGCCATGGCTATTTAGACAATCTCTACGGACGGGTCTGAATTTATCGAGAACATCCCTTCCCGGTCGATCGCCaatttctccagctcctaTTTCCAAAGTTCATTCCAAAACAGCAAGGCGAAACTTCTCAGTCTGTTTACGATGCCATTTCCGATACCAACCATCCCTTCGCTCTGATGAAATCAAGAGGTCAACAGATGAGAAACAGGACAAGAAAATAGAAGAACCTGTGATTGCCTTGGGTGCACCGGAGAGTACTCAAGCAGAGCCCAATGCGGGGGCCCAGGACACTTCGCAGACTGCAGACACGGTACACACACAGGGacaggaagggaagaaggaggatgagcCCGGCTCAACACAGAATGGAGGCCTCCCTTCATATATCGAGGATCGTCGGTCGCAATTTTCTAAGCAGTTCACCACATGGATGGACAATCTGCAGTCAAATGTCTTCGTGGCGGGCCAGCGGCTGAACGACTTGACTGGTTACTCTTCCATCGAAGCCCTCAAAAGGAATATACAGGAGCAAG AGAAACGCCTCCGAGCCGCTCGCCATCGAGTCCGAACAGCGAAAGAAGCTTACGCAGCCGCAATCAACCGACGGTCAACATCGCAACGTGAGGTAAACGAACTACTACAGCGTAAACACGCCTGGTCGCCGGCGGATCTGGAACGATTCACACATCTATACCGCAACGATCATACAAATGAGGTTGCCGAAAATGAAACGCAGGAAGCGCTCTCAGCGGCCGAGCGCGAGTcggaagaggctgctgccAGTCTCACCAAGAGCATCCTTTCTCGCTATCACGAGGAGCAAGTCTGGTCGGATAAGATCCGTCGTATGAGTACATGGGGGACCTGGGGCTTGATGGGCGTCAatgtcctcctcttcctgatCTTTCAAATAGCCGTCGAGCCTTGGCGCCGAAAAAGACTCGTCAAGGGATTTGAGGAGAAGGTCCTCGAGGCCATTGAGAAGGAAAAAATCCTTGTTCACAGCCAGCCCGTACCACCTGTCGAATTCACTGCTACCCAAGACGCTCACTCTCCCACCTCCGGTCTTGTCACCCCATCTCCTGGAGATAATATCGCTTCAGAAGAATCCTCTGAGGCGACTGTGGCCGCGAATACACCAACGACAACcgccgaagacgaagctTCGGGGAGCATGGCTCCAGAGAACATAACAAGCAGCAGTCTAGAGTCCTACAAACCTCCTTCGTTGCAGTCTCTCCTATCATCTATGTCCATCGAATGCTGCCGTCAATACATACATTACCTGCTCAGCGAGAGCCCCGTCACCGTCACACAACGCGATATTTCTGTAGTTGCCGCCACAAGTGCCGCAGCCGGTGCCACTCTTATGGGTTTGGTTGTCGCCTTGATTCGTTCACAGTGA
- a CDS encoding 1,4-alpha-glucan branching enzyme GLC3 (transcript_id=CADANIAT00009008), with the protein MTSTAPSDGTGIIDLDPWLEPFREAIKRRFDYVESWIKTVDEVEGGLDKFSKGYEKFGFNVSETGDITYREWAPNAIEAALVGDFNNWDTKANPMTRDNFGVWEIALPAKNGTPVIPHDSKVKITMVTRSGERIYRIPAWIKRVVQDLNVSPIYESVFWNPPKAERYNFQHARPKKPESLRIYEAHVGISSPDTRVATYKEFTANMLPRIKYLGYNAIQLMAIMEHAYYASFGYQVNNFFAASSRYGKPEDLKELVDTAHSMGLVVLLDVVHSHASKNVDDGLNMFDGSDHLYFHSGSKGQHELWDSRLFNYGNHEVLRFLLSNLRFWMEEYGFDGFRFDGVTSMLYTHHGIGTGFSGGYHEYFGPAVDDDGVMYLALANEMLHRLYPDCITVAEDVSGMPALCLPHGLGGVGFDYRLAMAIPDMYIKLLKEKSDNDWDIGNLAFTLTNRRHGEKTIAYAESHDQALVGDKSLMMWLCDKEMYTHMSVLTEFTPVIERGMALHKMIRLVTHALGGEGYLNFEGNEFGHPEWLDFPRAGNNNSFWYARRQLNLTEDHLLRYRFLNEFDRAMQLTESKYGWLHAPQAYISLKHEGDKVLVFERADLLWIFNFHPTESFTDYRVGVEQAGTYRVVLDTDDQAFGGLGRIDQGTRFFTTDMEWNGRRNYLQVYIPTRTALALALEETL; encoded by the exons ATGACTTCCACAGCTCCATCTGACGGCACTG GTATCATCGATCTTGATCCGTGGTTAGAGCCTTTTCGGGAGGCTATCAAGCGCCGATTCGATTATGTTGAGAGCTGGATCAAGACCGTTGATGAGGTGGAGGGAGGTCTCGATAAGTTCAGCAAG GGCTATGAGAAATTCGGCTTCAATGTCAGCGAGACGGGCGACATCACCTACAGGGAATGGGCTCCAAACGCCATAGAAGCGGCGCTGGTGGGTGACTTCA ACAATTGGGATACCAAGGCGAATCCAATGACGAGAGACAACTTCGGTGTTTGGGAGATTGCCCTTCCTGCGAAGAATGGCACGCCGGTCATACCGCATGATAGTAAGGTTAAG ATAACTATGGTCACCCGCAGCGGAGAACGTATATATCGTATTCCCGCATGGATCAAGCGTGTTGTGCAAGATCTGAATGTATCGCCTATCTACGAATCTGTCTTTTGGAACCCACCAAAGGCAGAGCGGTATAACTTTCAGCATGCGCGCCCTAAGAAACCCGAAAGCCTACGGATCTATGAAGCTCACGTCGGTATCTCGTCCCCGGATACCAGAGTAGCAACATACAAGGAGTTCACAGCCAACATGCTCCCTCGGATTAAGTACCTAGGCTACAACGCAATCCAGCTCATGGCCATTATGGAACATGCCTACTATGCCAGCTTCGGGTACCAGGTTAACAATTTCTTCGCAGCGAGTAGTCGCTACGGTAAGCCCGAGGATctgaaggaactggttgaCACGGCACATAGTATGGGCTTGGTAGTTCTCCTCGACGTGGTGCACAGCCACGCATCGAAGAACGTCGATGACGGACTGAACATGTTTGATGGCAGTGACCATTTATATTTCCATTCCGGGTCAAAAGGTCAGCACGAGCTATGGGACAGCCGACTGTTTAACTACGGAAACCATGAAGTTCTGCGGTTCCTCCTTAGCAATCTTCGCTTTTGGATGGAGGAATACGGCTTTGACGGTTTTCGATTTGATGGTGTCACCAGCATGTTATATACCCATCACGGTATTGGGAC TGGCTTTTCAGGCGGATACCACGAATACTTCGGTCCAGCAGttgacgacgatggcgtTATGTACCTAGCCCTAGCAAACGAAATGCTGCACCGTCTTTACCCAGATTGCATAACCGTGGCAGAGGATGTTTCGGGAATGCCAGCGTTATGCCTACCACACGGCCTTGGTGGAGTCGGATTCGACTATCGTCTCGCGATGGCCATTCCAGATATGTATATCAAGCTTCTAAAAGAGAAGTCAGACAACGATTGGGACATTGGCAATCTCGCCTTCACGTTGACAAACCGACGCCATGGCGAGAAGACCATTGCATACGCAGAAAGCCACGACCAAGC tctcgtcggcgACAAATCTCTCATGATGTGGCTCTGCGATAAAGAAATGTACACACACATGTCCGTCCTGACAGAGTTCACCCCCGTCATCGAACGCGGCATGGCACTCCACAAAATGATCCGGCTTGTCACACACGCCCTTGGTGGCGAAGGCTACCTCAATTTCGAAGGTAACGAATTCGGGCACCCCGAATGGCTCGACTTTCCCCGCGCCGGCAACAACAACTCCTTCTGGTACGCACGTCGCCAACTAAACCTGACCGAAGATCACCTTCTACGCTACAGATTCCTTAACGAGTTCGACCGCGCCATGCAGTTGACAGAATCCAAGTACGGCTGGCTCCATGCGCCCCAGGCTTATATTTCTCTCAAGCACGAAGGAGATAAAGTGCTTGTCTTTGAGCGGGCGGATTTGCTATGGATTTTCAATTTCCATCCTACGGAGAGTTTTACCGATTATAGGGTCGGTGTAGAACAAGCTGGGACTTATCGGGTTGTGCTTGACACTGATGACCAGGCGTTTGGGGGCTTGGGAAGGATCGATCAGGGGACTAGATTCTTTACAACCGATATGGAATGGAATGGGAGGAGGAATTACTTGCAGGTTTATATTCCGACTAGGACTGCTCTG GCCCTAGCATTGGAAGAGACGCTGTAA
- a CDS encoding F1F0 ATP synthase subunit beta (transcript_id=CADANIAT00009009), with product MFKSGLARTFGRAAFARPSPVARRALQPSKLNGFPSFARLASTETAAGGKIHQVIGAVVDVKFEGEKLPAILNAIETENNGQKLVLEVSQHLGENVVRTIAMDGTEGLTRGAPARDTGAPITIPVGPGTLGRIVNVTGDPIDERGPIKATKYAPIHAEAPEFTEQSTTAEILVTGIKVVDLLAPYARGGKIGLFGGAGVGKTVFIQELINNIAKAHGGYSVFTGVGERTREGNDLYHEMQETGVIQLDGESKVSLVFGQMNEPPGARARVALTGLTIAEYFRDEEGQDVLLFIDNIFRFTQAGSEVSALLGRIPSAVGYQPTLAVDMGGMQERITTTTKGSITSVQAVYVPADDLTDPAPATTFAHLDATTVLSRGISELGIYPAVDPLDSKSRMLDPRIVGEEHYNTATRVQQMLQEYKSLQDIIAILGMDELSEADKLTVERARKLERFLSQPFTVAQVFTGIEGKLVDLKDTIASFKAIMNGEGDDLPEAAFYMVGDLASARAKGEKILADLAKN from the exons aTGTTTAAGAG CGGTCTGGCCCGGACCTTCGGGAGGGCTGCTTTTGCTCGACCTTCCCCCGTCGCACGCCGCGCCCTCCAGCCCTCCAAGCTCAATGGCTTCCCTTCATTCGCTCGCCTCGCCAGCACTGAGACCGCTGCCGGTGGAAAGATTCACCAGGTCATCGGTGCCGTCGTCGACG TGAAGTTTGAGGGTGAGAAGCTTCCCGCCATTCTCAACGCCATTGAGACCGAGAACAACGGCCAGAAGCTCGTTCTCGAGGTTTCT CAACACTTGGGTGAGAATGTCGTCCGTACCATTGCTATGGATG GTACCGAGGGTCTTACTCGTGGTGCTCCCGCCCGTGACACTGGCGCTCCCATCACCATCCCTGTCGGCCCTGGCACCCTTGGTCGTATCGTCAACGTCACTGGTGACCCCATTGACGAGCGTGGCCCCATCAAGGCCACCAAGTATGCCCCCATTCACGCTGAGGCTCCCGAGTTCACCGAGCAGTCCACCACTGCTGAGATTCTCGTCACTGGTATCAAGGTTGTTGACCTTCTTGCCCCCTACGCTCGTGGTGGTAAGATTGGTCTCTTCGGTGGTGCCGGTGTCGGTAAGACCGTGTTCATTCAGGAGCTGATT AACAACATCGCCAAGGCTCACGGTGGTTACTCTGTTTTCACCGGTGTCGGTGAGCGTACTCGTGAGGGTAACGATCTGTACCACGAAATGCAGGAGACCGGTGTCATTCAGCTCGATGGTGAATCCAAGGTGTCTCTGGTGTTCGGTCAGATGAACGAGCCCCCCGGTGCTCGTGCCCGTGTCGCCCTTACTGGTCTGACCATTGCTGAATACTTCCGTGACGAGGAGGGTCAGGACGTGCTGCTCTTCATTGACAACATTTTCCGTTTCACCCAGGCCGGTTCTGAGGTGTCTGCCCTTCTCGGTCGTATCCCCTCTGCCGTCGGTTACCAGCCCACTCTGGCCGTCGACATGGGTGGTATGCAGGAACGTATTACCACTACCACCAAGGGTTCCATTACCTCCGTCCAGGCCGTCTACGTGCCCGCTGACGATCTGACTGACCCTGCCCCCGCCACCACCTTCGCTCACTTGGATGCCACCACTGTCTTGTCTCGTGGTATTTCTGAGTTGGGTATCTACCCTGCTGTCGACCCTCTTGACTCTAAGTCTCGTATGCTGGACCCCCGTATTGTCGGTGAGGAACACTACAACACCGCCACTCGTGTCCAGCAGATGCTTCAGGAGTACAAGTCCCTTCAGGATATCATTGCCATTCTTGGTATGGACGAACTTTCTGAGGCTGACAAGCTTACTGTCGAGCGTGCTCGTAAGCTTGAGCGTTTCCTCTCTCAGCCTTTCACCGTCGCCCAGGTCTTCACTGGTATCGAGGGTAAGCTCGTCGACCTTAAGGACACCATCGCCTCTTTCAAGGCTATCATGAACGGTGAGGGTGATGACCTTCCTGAGG CTGCCTTCTACATGGTTGGTGACTTGGCCTCCGCCCGTGCTAAGGGTGAGAAGATCTTGGCCGATCTCGCCAAGAACTAA
- a CDS encoding cytochrome c oxidase subunit V (transcript_id=CADANIAT00009010) gives MFAPSISRAVARSSAMPMPAIRSYRTISSPMTCVNARPQAEKKSIAAQQTRAASEHAIANPTLAGIEKRWEALPPQEQADLWMQLRDRMKVDWHQMTLQEKKAAYWIAFGPHGPRSQPPKGENLRIFFKVAQLCVVSVGLFYFIHLFAKPLPKTMSKEWQEATNEYALREKINPIYGVSSQGYEGKGFVQSPPADKS, from the exons ATGTTCGCTCCCTCCATTTCTCGAGCTGTTGCTCGTAGCTCGGCCATGCCGATGCCTGCCATTCGCTCTTACCGCACTATCTCTAGCCCCATGACCTGCGTCAATGCCCGTCCCCAGGCTGAGAAGAAGTCTATCGCTGCCCAGCAGACCCGCGCGGCCTCAGAGCACGCCATTGCCAATCCCACACTTGCCGGCATCGAGAAGCGCTGGGAGGCTCTGCCTCCTCAGGAGCAGGCCGACCTGTGGATGCAGCTGCGCGACCGCATGAAGGTTGACTGGCATCAAATGACTCTAcaggagaaaaaggctg CCTACTGGATCGCTTTCGGACCCCACGGCCCTCGCTCTCAGCCCCCCAAGGGTGAGAACCTTAGGATCTTTTTCAAGGTCGCCCAGCTCTGCGTTGTCTCTGTCGGCCTGTTCTACTTCATCCACCTCTTCGCTAAGCCTCTGCCCAAGACCATGAGCAAGGAATGGCAGGAGGCCACCAACGAGTACGCTCTG CGCGAGAAGATCAACCCCATCTACGGTGTCAGCAGCCAGGGCTACGAGGGCAAGGGATTCGTTCAGAGCCCTCCTGCCGACAAGTCATAA